From a single Nitrospirota bacterium genomic region:
- the guaB gene encoding IMP dehydrogenase encodes MINEEMITGLTFDDVLLIPAKSEVLPKEVDTTTLLTRNIKINIPIISAAMDTVTEANLAIAIAREGGMGIIHRAMSPEKQKSEVDKVKKSESGMIVDPITIPPDAPISQAMSLMERYRISGVPVTDRKKLIGIITNRDLRFETKFNKTVSKVMTRKNLITAPVGTTLDKAMEILHKYKIEKLPIVDEDNNLKGLITIKDIEKRKKYPNACKDKLGRLRVGAAIGTGIKHLERAEMLISAGVDVIVIDTAHGHSQPVITMLKELKKRFDIDVIAGNIATAEAARDLIRGGADGIKIGIGPGSICTTRIVAGTGVPQITAIRECFSVAKKFRIPIIADGGIKYSGDITKAIAAGANSVMIGSLFAGTDESPGELVLFQGRSYKVYRGMGSIGAMEQGAKDRYMQAGVESAKLVPEGVEGRVPYKGPLSQSVHQLIGGLRSGMGYCGCRTLDELRKKARFIKITHAGLRESHVHDVIVTKEAPNYRPEW; translated from the coding sequence ATGATTAATGAAGAAATGATAACAGGCTTAACGTTTGATGATGTATTATTGATACCTGCAAAATCAGAGGTGCTTCCCAAAGAGGTAGATACGACTACACTCCTAACACGTAATATTAAAATCAATATCCCCATAATAAGTGCTGCGATGGATACTGTTACTGAAGCGAACCTTGCTATAGCTATAGCACGAGAAGGTGGCATGGGAATTATACATAGAGCGATGAGTCCTGAGAAGCAGAAATCAGAAGTAGACAAAGTAAAAAAATCTGAAAGCGGGATGATTGTTGATCCCATTACAATACCACCTGATGCTCCAATTTCACAGGCAATGTCTCTGATGGAAAGATACAGGATATCTGGTGTGCCAGTAACAGATAGAAAAAAGTTGATAGGTATAATAACTAACAGGGATTTACGTTTTGAGACTAAATTTAACAAGACAGTTTCTAAGGTAATGACACGCAAGAATCTTATTACAGCACCAGTTGGAACAACACTTGACAAAGCGATGGAGATATTACACAAATACAAGATTGAAAAGTTGCCTATTGTTGATGAAGATAATAATCTTAAAGGGTTGATAACAATAAAGGATATAGAAAAAAGAAAAAAATATCCTAATGCTTGTAAGGATAAACTTGGTAGGCTTAGAGTAGGAGCTGCTATTGGGACAGGAATAAAACATCTGGAAAGAGCAGAAATGTTAATTAGTGCAGGGGTTGATGTTATTGTGATAGATACGGCACATGGACATTCACAACCTGTTATTACTATGTTAAAGGAATTGAAAAAGAGATTTGACATAGATGTAATAGCGGGTAATATTGCTACTGCTGAAGCAGCAAGGGATCTTATAAGAGGAGGTGCTGATGGTATAAAGATAGGAATAGGCCCCGGGTCAATCTGTACTACGAGAATAGTCGCTGGAACCGGTGTTCCTCAGATAACAGCTATAAGAGAATGTTTTAGTGTTGCAAAGAAATTCAGGATACCAATTATTGCTGATGGAGGTATCAAATATTCTGGTGATATTACAAAGGCTATAGCAGCAGGTGCTAATTCTGTGATGATAGGAAGTTTATTTGCAGGAACAGATGAATCTCCAGGTGAATTAGTACTTTTCCAGGGACGTAGTTATAAAGTATACAGAGGTATGGGTTCTATTGGTGCCATGGAGCAAGGAGCTAAAGACAGATATATGCAGGCTGGGGTAGAGTCTGCCAAGCTTGTTCCCGAGGGGGTAGAGGGAAGGGTGCCATATAAAGGTCCTCTCTCACAGAGTGTTCATCAATTAATCGGCGGACTTCGTTCTGGTATGGGTTACTGTGGTTGCAGAACCCTTGATGAGCTCAGGAAGAAGGCACGATTTATAAAAATAACCCATGCTGGTCTAAGAGAAAGTCATGTGCATGATGTCATAGTCACAAAAGAGGCCCCGAATTACAGGCCTGAATGGTAG
- the lepA gene encoding elongation factor 4, producing the protein MMSKNIRNFSIIAHIDHGKSTLADRILEYTGALGAKEMTDQVLDSMDLERERGITIKAHTVRLKYRAEDGQEYILNLIDTPGHVDFSYEVSRSLASCEGALLVVDASQGVEAQTVANAYLALEHNLEMIPIINKIDLPSAEPEKTKEQIEDAIGIDCSDAILTSAKEGIGTKKILESIIKNIPPPEGDDQKPLKALIFDSWFDNYQGVIVLVRIFDGYIKAGKRIKLMATDNVFEVSSVGIFSPKMESVNILCSGEVGYIIAGIKNVTETKIGDTITDADDPAKEPCPGYKDIKPMVFCGIYPTSPHQYENLRDAMNKLRLNDASFSYEPETSLALGFGFRCGFLGLLHMEIIRERLEREFNLSLLSTAPTVIYRVTKSKDDIFFIENPALLPDHYEKIEEPVVIATVFSPKDFIGPILDLCQEKRGIQKNFTFIGKDRIRVEYELPLNEILWDFYNRLKSISKGYASLDYDFLGYRESDLVKLNILLNGELVDALSLIVHRENAYYKGRDLCERLKDVIPRQLFEVIIQASIGNKIIARESIRPLRKDVTSKCYGGDITRKRKLLEKQREGKKKMKQFGKVELPQEAFLAVLKVR; encoded by the coding sequence ATTATGTCCAAAAATATACGTAATTTTTCAATAATAGCTCATATTGATCATGGCAAATCCACACTCGCTGACAGGATACTCGAATATACAGGAGCTCTTGGCGCAAAGGAAATGACCGACCAGGTTCTTGACTCCATGGATCTTGAAAGAGAAAGAGGGATTACAATTAAGGCTCACACAGTAAGATTAAAATATCGAGCAGAAGACGGTCAGGAATATATTTTAAATCTTATTGATACTCCAGGGCATGTGGATTTTTCCTACGAGGTTTCAAGGAGTCTTGCTTCATGCGAAGGTGCTTTGCTTGTTGTTGATGCATCACAAGGTGTCGAAGCACAGACAGTTGCTAATGCTTATCTTGCTCTGGAACATAATCTTGAGATGATTCCAATTATAAACAAGATAGACCTTCCAAGTGCTGAACCTGAAAAGACAAAAGAACAGATTGAAGATGCAATTGGCATTGACTGTTCCGATGCAATTCTAACAAGCGCAAAAGAGGGAATAGGAACTAAAAAAATTCTTGAATCAATTATTAAGAATATCCCTCCACCAGAAGGCGATGATCAAAAACCTCTAAAAGCCCTTATTTTTGACTCCTGGTTTGATAATTATCAGGGAGTAATAGTTCTTGTGAGAATATTTGATGGCTATATCAAAGCTGGTAAAAGAATCAAACTAATGGCAACAGATAACGTATTCGAAGTATCCAGTGTAGGAATCTTTTCGCCAAAGATGGAGTCTGTCAATATTCTTTGTTCTGGTGAGGTAGGGTATATCATAGCAGGCATTAAAAATGTAACAGAAACCAAGATAGGAGATACTATAACCGATGCAGATGACCCTGCTAAAGAACCGTGTCCTGGATATAAGGACATCAAACCAATGGTTTTCTGTGGTATCTATCCGACCAGTCCTCATCAATATGAAAATCTTAGAGATGCTATGAACAAATTAAGACTGAATGATGCATCATTCAGTTATGAACCCGAAACATCTTTAGCACTAGGTTTTGGTTTCAGATGCGGTTTCCTTGGATTGCTTCATATGGAGATTATACGTGAAAGACTTGAAAGGGAATTTAATCTCTCACTTTTAAGCACTGCACCAACTGTTATTTATAGAGTTACAAAATCAAAGGACGATATCTTTTTTATAGAAAATCCTGCTTTATTGCCAGATCATTATGAAAAAATAGAAGAACCTGTTGTAATTGCAACAGTCTTTTCTCCTAAGGATTTTATTGGACCAATTCTTGATTTATGTCAGGAAAAAAGAGGTATTCAGAAAAATTTTACATTTATCGGCAAAGACAGGATTAGAGTGGAGTATGAACTACCTCTCAATGAGATATTATGGGATTTCTATAACCGTTTAAAATCTATTTCAAAGGGATACGCATCTTTAGACTATGACTTTTTAGGATACAGGGAATCCGATCTTGTAAAACTTAATATTCTACTTAATGGGGAATTAGTAGATGCTCTCTCTTTGATAGTTCACAGGGAAAATGCTTATTATAAAGGACGTGATTTATGTGAAAGGCTGAAAGATGTCATTCCACGACAATTGTTTGAAGTTATCATACAGGCGTCTATTGGAAATAAAATTATAGCAAGAGAAAGTATAAGACCACTCAGGAAAGACGTTACTTCCAAATGCTATGGTGGTGACATTACACGAAAAAGAAAGCTGCTTGAAAAACAGAGAGAAGGCAAGAAAAAAATGAAACAATTCGGGAAGGTCGAACTTCCTCAGGAGGCCTTTTTAGCTGTCTTAAAAGTTAGATGA